In Camelina sativa cultivar DH55 chromosome 13, Cs, whole genome shotgun sequence, the genomic window TGCTGAATTGTGCTGCATACGATGGCAGAGACGTTAGGGCAAGTTCCAGAGTAAAACGTTGCGTTTAGTTGCGCAGATGATGTCCCAAAGATTGAGGAAACGATAGCAATAAGACTGATGATTAACAAACCATCACGAGTAGGAAGATTTGTTACAGCCATTGATTAATTAGGTTTCGACAAAagatgataattaaaaaaatttgattagtTATTTCCACTGATTGGTGCGGAACTTATGACCTATTCTTGAtcattttgaaataattttatagatAGAGAAAAAAGTTGATTAAAACGCGTATTTCTTGACTGATCATGAAAGTGAAAGATTTTGGATGAAGGCAAATAATTAGAGAATAACGTGTGTGTGTTTGTCTACATAGtccaaaagatgagaaaaaagCTGGTGCTTCTACATTTTGTTTAGTTGAAAGTAATTTGTCTTTATTAGGTTACACTATCTCCATCACATGCATTATTGTAATCCTCCCACGCGGTTGGTAAAATGAAGTTACAAagatttttgtgttcttgagaCGAAATCGGtggttttattctttttttaatagaaaaaataattaaatgataCTCTAAAATAAGTATGATAAAACGATACTTCaatctcaaaataaattttttacagCAGACATCTTTAATGCACTTAGATTCCCATGTTCAAAAATGGGAattcgtatatatataaacgtggACAAAACCAAGAGAAtgcaaaattttagataaactTTTTACAAAGCTAGGCgacaaaatttgtttataagTCACATTCTGTGAACGATCAAAAATACCACTATTTGAAAGAACCGCTGCCTTCAAATGTATATACGTAGTAGTTGTGTGAGCTTTACAGCTGtattttcagaaagaaaaataaaaaatcataatcacTGATTTTGAGGAAGAATCTGCAAAAGTCTTACTTGCGAGACTTTtggagatgtttttttttttacattaaccCTTGTAGAATAATCATTCAGAGATGTGCGACTAGCTCCGGGGTATCTTTAAGACATGGTTTATAATCTTAGAAAGGGCTTAGAATAAATTATGATTCCCATTTTCTGATTATTGACACAAAATCCAGGTATTAATCACTTGATAATAATAACACTAAACcttttctctttatatattgTTTCAAGTCACTTTATAATGGttacttccaaatttgaagtcaAATTTCAACTACTTCGCCACAAGAaggaaaatcaaaattcaaCATGATAAATCCATGTATTAATGTATTATTTGGGAATATACTAGACGTGACACAATCATGCACGTATTTGGGCGTAATAAAGTTTTTCAAATATTGAAATCATCACAAGTACTGTAAAACAAAACCCTACCACTCAGttcaaaacttatttatttttacaaaatggTTAAGCTTAAgagtgatatataatatttcaaaatgtatatatgataCAAACGGTGAAACTGAACCCATCATTGTTCACATATCTGCTACACTCACCAGTCCGTCAGATTGTAGCTGAATGTCCGCTGCTTCAGTAGCTGATGACTGTCCATTAACCACCTTACAATCTTGTCTAATCTCTCCACTACTCCCAGTCAAGGGACTAATGTTCCCCATATTGATCATAGACTGAACAAACGCCTCGAAAAACAGGGTCTGGTTACTTGCAAAGGAATTAACAACCGCAACTGTGGCTGAACCGCTGTTGGAGAACAGTTCCTGGTCTGACTGAAGAAGCCCATTGTTACTCTGAAGGTTCGTGAAGTAACTGTTATCAAACGCATCAGGTGTGGTCAGATCGAGATTGGTGATCCCTGATCCGCTGCTGTTTTGAGGACATATCTGTTGAAGACTGCTGAGAAGTGTTGAGTTCAAAGTCGGATCGGGGTTTCCTGTACCGCTGAAGTTGAATAGTCTATTGTTGAACGTTACGCATTTACCACGCCCAAACGTATGCGCTCCTATATACGCACATTGGCactaattagggttttttttgtattgagcCACAAGTATAATTAAACGTGCATGTCAGATGATTTACCAGACAAGGCTACTACATCAGTTGTATTTAGCCCGACAGCTACAAATTTAGATGTTATGTTGTTAAGGCCTTCGAAGGGAGAGGGAAGTGACGAATTGGCCCCAGTCAGGTTTGCGTTGAGACCATCTCTTCTTCCTAATAACACACTCCATGAAGGCCCACCTGCCTGAAGATGAtcaaacatgtatatatttttatatagatgaATGtgaacataattaattaaatgtaatattAGGTAAATAAAACGGGCTTTTTCATCTGGTCCAGCCGCCAAAGacacaatttatataaaatatgtatgtatgtattgtttaatatgtttacgaaagaaagtattatatattacCAAAGACACGGAAGCCTCTGAGGCAAGAGCTAAAACGTCAGAGCAAGAGACAATGCCGGGACAAGCATTCTCGAGGGCAGTCTTGATATTATCGACAACATTGAATCCTCTAGTTGAGTTTGCGTTGGGAGGAGCGTTTTTCTCGCTCTGGATGCTTCCAGTATCGTCAAGCAAGAGCGACCCGTCGCAACCCTTTTCAAAAGTAAAGCAGCGGTTTAGTGTAAACAAAAAATGTAGAAGGCTTGATATTAAAAACACTTAGAAATCAAGAAgcttatttaaatatttttcttatacatTAACAAAGCAGTCGTGAAAATGAAGGCGGATGAGGCTTGCTCCGATTC contains:
- the LOC104734683 gene encoding peroxidase 54, translated to MAVTRSSSTCDGFFIISLLIIVSLLFGTSSAQLNATFYSGTCPNASAIVRSTIQQALQSDPRIGASLIRLHFHDCFVNGCDGSLLLDDTGSIQSEKNAPPNANSTRGFNVVDNIKTALENACPGIVSCSDVLALASEASVSLAGGPSWSVLLGRRDGLNANLTGANSSLPSPFEGLNNITSKFVAVGLNTTDVVALSGAHTFGRGKCVTFNNRLFNFSGTGNPDPTLNSTLLSSLQQICPQNSSGSGITNLDLTTPDAFDNSYFTNLQSNNGLLQSDQELFSNSGSATVAVVNSFASNQTLFFEAFVQSMINMGNISPLTGSSGEIRQDCKVVNGQSSATEAADIQLQSDGLVSVADM